The genomic window CGCCGAAGTCGGTGCCGGCGAACACCCGCAGCTGTCGCTTGAACTCCTCGAGGGTCGGCGGGACCGAGCGCTCCTCGGCCACCCCCTCGGCGGGCACGACGACGCGGTACATCCCGTCCCCGGAGGGCCCGGCGCCGAACCCCTTGTGGGTCTTGCGGACTTCGGCCACCACGGCAGCCAGCGTCTCCGGCGGCGTGGCCACCTCCATTTCGCCCAGCAGCGTCTCGACCCTGGCGGGCTCGCCGGGGAAGCCGACGCCGAGCAGCTTGCGCACCGTGCTCCGGCCGCCGTCGCAGCCGACGAGGTAGCGCGAACGCAGCTGCGTGCCGTCGGCCAACTCAGTGGTCACGCCGTGGTCGTCCTGGCTCAGCCCGACCAGCTCGCAGCCGCGCCGAATCTCGGCGCCGACCTCGGTGGCGCGCTCGGCCAGCAGGCGCTCGGTGATGGTCTGCGGGATGCCGAGGATGTAGGAATGCGCGGTGTCCAGCCGGTCA from Luteitalea sp. includes these protein-coding regions:
- a CDS encoding FAD-dependent oxidoreductase → MIDVIVAGGGPTGLMLASELRLHGVQALVLEKEAEPTRQVRSLGLHVRSIEVMDQRGLLERFLAHGQQYALGGYFAGIDKPWPDRLDTAHSYILGIPQTITERLLAERATEVGAEIRRGCELVGLSQDDHGVTTELADGTQLRSRYLVGCDGGRSTVRKLLGVGFPGEPARVETLLGEMEVATPPETLAAVVAEVRKTHKGFGAGPSGDGMYRVVVPAEGVAEERSVPPTLEEFKRQLRVFAGTDFG